atataCATTGTGCCAACAATATCAACCACAACgacaatgttgttgatgtaaaCACGCTTAAATTTGTCATTCTAGTATGTAGTGGctgatttttgattatgatcaattgaatcaaacatttaatgttttttttcccacacAATAGATACATCGTCATGGTGATCGAACACCGATTGAAACATATCCACGTGATCCATATCGTGATGGCCAAAAATATTGGCCCGATGGTTGGGGACAATTAACATTGGTAATATGAAtgcaattgatgattaaaatttctggaattaaaaaacaacaaaaaatttttaggatggaaaaaaacgaatgtaCAATTTAGGATTATATCTATCGAAACGTTATAGTGATTTTTTGGGCAAATCGCCACGTGAAGCATTCATTCGTAGTTCTGCATCTGATCGTTGTCTGGAAAGTGTTTCATTAGTTTTGGCTGGATTATATCCACCCAATGACAGATGGAAATGGAATGATAATCTGGGCCAAAAATGGCAACCATTTCCAATACAAACAGTTCCACATGATATTGATGGggtaattaattttcaaaaacaaaaacaaaaaaaaataccaataCCAATAcattaatcattttcaatattcattgattcatttcattagaTGTTAAATCCTCAATCTAAATGTAAAAAAGCTGAACAAATTCTAGCGGATATCTATAAATCCAAATCTGTTATTgaatattataatcaaatgaaggtattgtttgtaaaaaaaaaaaaaaattttgaattcaatttgtaaatcattttttctccttctgattcacacacacacacacacacacacacacacagtcaacattattatatgtACAAGACAATACTGGCTATGAAAATGTGAATCTGATAAAAGCTGAagaaatatttgattcattattgaatgaaaaattgtttggtTATAAATTACCAGCATGGGTGGACACGAATATTTATACGAAACTTAAAGAAATTTCCGATAAAACATTCATATTCGATGCGATGACCAGAgagattcaaaaatttcgTGCCGGTTTATTATTAGCAGATATATGGCAGCATATTTCCAATCATGAATTattggataatgatgatgatgatgatgataataaacatcGTCTGTACATCTATTCGAcggtatttttttaaatttccatttattctctcagaactttttttcattcttgtttccattttatttagcatgatgatcaattgtcCGTTTTTATGAGCgctttgaataattttaatgGTATTGCGCCACCATATGGATCAACGATCATGATGGAAATACATCAAAATCATACGGATGAGTCATTTATACGAATGTATTATTTGAATGTAACTGAAATG
This is a stretch of genomic DNA from Dermatophagoides farinae isolate YC_2012a chromosome 2, ASM2471394v1, whole genome shotgun sequence. It encodes these proteins:
- the LOC124500086 gene encoding prostatic acid phosphatase-like, yielding MISSSSTFITILITWPLFWSLQTINIHCANNINHNDNVVDVNTLKFVILIHRHGDRTPIETYPRDPYRDGQKYWPDGWGQLTLDGKKRMYNLGLYLSKRYSDFLGKSPREAFIRSSASDRCLESVSLVLAGLYPPNDRWKWNDNLGQKWQPFPIQTVPHDIDGMLNPQSKCKKAEQILADIYKSKSVIEYYNQMKSTLLYVQDNTGYENVNLIKAEEIFDSLLNEKLFGYKLPAWVDTNIYTKLKEISDKTFIFDAMTREIQKFRAGLLLADIWQHISNHELLDNDDDDDDNKHRLYIYSTHDDQLSVFMSALNNFNGIAPPYGSTIMMEIHQNHTDESFIRMYYLNVTEMENPYRLELKDCYYYIKQRQLIHGSNPDQCTITNFYETIKDLLPNDWNVECENSSSSTAADPLSIYLVLITISLTISVMLFFTYLLVNHRRYGSSYRLLPIINS